The sequence AAGAGTGCCTCATCACTCTTTCGGCCACACTTCCCATGACCCAGCGAGAAGGTCCCGATCTTCCGTGCGTGCTGATCACAATCAGGTCAACGCCGTTGTCTCTGGCGTAATCCAATATTGCGCCAGCCGAATCTTCGCTCGGGATTATCAACGTTTGTGCATTCAGGCCTTCCGCTTTCATTTTGTTCGCCACTTTTTTCAGGTAGATTTCCGCGTCGGCGTTCTGTTCTCCCGCTGCGTTGGCCATGGCATCCAGGCTTGTTAAGGCCGGCACATATTTATCCGTCAGGGGTTTTAACACTTGCAGCAAAACAATCTCTGGGACATTGCAGCCCGTGCCAATGGCTTTTACGTGACTGAGACTGCACTCGGCGATATCGGAACCGTCGATTG comes from Dehalococcoidia bacterium and encodes:
- a CDS encoding universal stress protein, encoding MYKKILVPIDGSDIAECSLSHVKAIGTGCNVPEIVLLQVLKPLTDKYVPALTSLDAMANAAGEQNADAEIYLKKVANKMKAEGLNAQTLIIPSEDSAGAILDYARDNGVDLIVISTHGRSGPSRWVMGSVAERVMRHSSVPVLMVSPAGCRISDSPAGKSR